The Tenacibaculum jejuense genome includes a window with the following:
- a CDS encoding LysR family transcriptional regulator, translating to MSYQLEFRHIKYFLAVAEDLHFRKAAERLFISQPGLSRQIKQMEDDLGIQLFIRNNRKVTLTSAGSYLQREFTQHLTNIDNSLKYAKLLQDGKLGELRFGYVGSAMQRIIPDILVRFKEILSDVKFGFKEMDNQKQIEHLLSQEIDIGFVRLDRVPRGIAITPILKEPFCLVLPKEHAINESNYKNLLQLKDESFILFDPSYSPSYYEKVLQIFDESGFAPIVSHNTIHAASIYKLVENGFGLSIVPKSLQQGYDSNVKFIELTEISQRTTLSIVWNKKNRNPILHLLINEIAVESFINNE from the coding sequence ATGAGTTATCAATTAGAATTTCGACATATCAAATATTTTTTGGCAGTTGCTGAAGATCTTCACTTTAGAAAAGCTGCTGAACGCTTGTTTATTTCTCAACCTGGGTTAAGTAGACAAATCAAGCAAATGGAAGATGATTTAGGAATTCAATTGTTTATTCGTAATAATAGAAAAGTTACATTAACTTCAGCTGGGAGTTATTTACAACGAGAATTTACACAACACCTAACAAACATCGATAATAGTTTAAAATATGCAAAACTCTTACAAGATGGTAAATTAGGTGAATTAAGATTTGGTTATGTAGGTTCTGCTATGCAACGTATTATTCCTGATATTTTAGTTCGATTTAAAGAAATACTTTCTGATGTGAAATTTGGTTTTAAAGAAATGGATAATCAAAAGCAAATTGAACATTTGCTTTCTCAAGAAATAGACATTGGTTTTGTGAGATTAGATCGTGTTCCGAGAGGTATTGCGATTACACCGATTTTAAAAGAACCCTTTTGTTTAGTATTACCAAAAGAACATGCTATAAATGAATCGAATTATAAAAATTTATTACAGCTAAAAGATGAATCTTTTATTTTGTTTGATCCATCTTATAGTCCGTCTTATTATGAAAAAGTTTTACAAATATTTGATGAAAGTGGATTTGCTCCTATCGTATCGCACAATACAATTCATGCAGCTTCCATCTATAAATTAGTTGAAAACGGATTTGGTTTATCTATAGTTCCTAAATCATTACAACAAGGTTACGATTCTAATGTGAAATTTATTGAATTAACAGAAATATCTCAACGCACAACCTTATCAATTGTTTGGAATAAAAAAAATAGAAATCCGATATTACATTTATTAATAAACGAAATAGCAGTAGAGTCATTTATTAATAACGAATAA
- a CDS encoding helix-turn-helix transcriptional regulator, translated as MKTLNLYSEHQLNHKSRFVNKIWVLDNYFEKKAIENLNILPNGCFNFALLIGKGATAYFKKNSFNFNEGIYLCSQLTEVINLTLLENSKIILIQLHPWYFSYYQNINFNNFIDLISESHTNDRIFNSNINLKSSNILQEVIQAVEKHSLKLEKDNPNQNMIEEICNTIILNSGELKVSQVLNNYDCSKRWIQAKFKKTTGLTIKKLCKIIQFRNSVNNITFNNLQNSLTSISYLSGYNDQSHFIKNFKQYSKIAPSKFNPDNYILSHIE; from the coding sequence ATGAAAACTTTAAACTTATATTCTGAACATCAATTAAATCATAAATCTAGATTTGTCAATAAAATATGGGTTTTAGATAATTATTTCGAAAAAAAAGCAATTGAGAATCTTAATATTTTACCTAATGGCTGTTTTAATTTTGCTTTACTCATAGGTAAAGGAGCTACAGCCTATTTTAAAAAAAATAGTTTTAATTTTAATGAAGGAATATATCTTTGTTCGCAACTTACAGAAGTTATAAATCTTACACTTTTAGAAAACTCAAAAATAATTTTAATTCAACTACATCCGTGGTACTTTTCCTATTATCAAAATATAAATTTTAATAATTTTATTGATCTTATTTCTGAAAGCCATACAAACGATCGAATATTTAATAGTAACATCAATCTTAAATCTTCTAATATTTTACAAGAAGTAATTCAAGCCGTAGAAAAACATTCTTTAAAACTTGAAAAAGACAACCCTAATCAGAATATGATTGAAGAAATATGTAATACTATTATTTTAAATTCTGGTGAACTTAAAGTTTCTCAGGTTTTAAATAATTATGATTGTTCAAAACGTTGGATCCAAGCTAAATTTAAAAAAACTACAGGATTAACAATTAAAAAACTCTGCAAAATAATTCAGTTTAGAAATTCTGTAAACAACATAACTTTCAACAATTTACAGAACTCTTTAACATCTATTAGTTATCTATCTGGATACAACGATCAATCCCACTTTATTAAAAACTTTAAACAATATTCTAAAATAGCTCCAAGCAAATTTAATCCAGACAATTACATCTTATCACACATAGAGTAG
- a CDS encoding serine hydrolase domain-containing protein, giving the protein MNTSFEFRDYYLFYLFLCLNILLSCNSKIESKKQIKNNVGNLTPQEKITNNLTPYYYLEDQTPITTIKEVMEKDNITGARIIFVDSSKISWSKNYGYANIKDTIKVSNNTLFSGASLSKPITTVTALKLVEKGILSLDDDINKILKRWKIPENNFTKNSKVTLRSLIGHRSGLNRSFWMSYSPNEKLYTNAEILNQKDPKQPRTKMINIPNTSYKYSNPGYQVIELLIEDATGIPFEKVVDSLIFKPCGMKNSTFSQPIPKDLIKQKATGYSKNKMPYPYQIYPFKGAGGIWTTPDDLGLFLITLFNDHVKGKQILLSQKMTNQIFNQGGEMDKLGFTLWNGDEDIIFRHTGSNIGFNCFMLGSIKKQQAVVLMTNSDNAQKLQDYIQRAVPDAYDWAYLKSKPYIKSSVNLNNFTKYFRQYNWENNYVLLSKENNSAFININNERFKLIPVGKRTLLLKEKPLLIKFPKKENNKELIIYKSNGDYSVAYPIL; this is encoded by the coding sequence ATGAATACATCATTTGAATTTAGAGACTACTACCTTTTCTATCTTTTTTTATGTTTGAATATATTACTTTCTTGTAATTCTAAAATAGAATCTAAAAAACAAATAAAAAACAACGTAGGTAACCTAACTCCACAAGAAAAAATTACCAATAACTTAACTCCATACTATTATTTAGAAGATCAAACTCCAATTACCACAATAAAAGAAGTTATGGAAAAAGACAATATTACTGGTGCAAGAATTATTTTTGTAGATAGCAGTAAAATTAGTTGGAGTAAAAATTACGGTTATGCCAACATAAAAGATACGATAAAAGTTAGTAATAACACTCTATTCAGTGGGGCTTCTTTGAGCAAACCAATTACTACAGTAACAGCTTTAAAGTTAGTTGAAAAAGGAATTTTAAGTTTAGATGATGATATAAATAAGATTTTGAAGCGCTGGAAAATTCCTGAAAATAATTTCACAAAGAATAGCAAAGTTACACTTAGAAGTTTAATTGGTCATAGATCTGGATTAAATCGTTCGTTTTGGATGAGTTACTCCCCCAATGAAAAGCTTTATACAAATGCCGAAATTTTAAATCAAAAAGATCCTAAACAACCAAGGACAAAAATGATAAATATTCCAAATACTTCTTATAAATACTCAAACCCTGGCTACCAAGTTATTGAACTATTAATTGAAGATGCTACTGGAATTCCTTTTGAAAAAGTCGTTGACTCTTTAATCTTTAAACCTTGCGGCATGAAAAACAGCACTTTTTCGCAACCTATTCCTAAAGATTTAATAAAACAAAAAGCTACTGGATACTCAAAAAATAAAATGCCATACCCATATCAAATATACCCATTTAAAGGCGCTGGCGGTATATGGACTACACCTGATGATTTAGGTTTATTTTTAATTACCTTGTTCAACGACCATGTAAAAGGCAAACAAATTTTACTGTCTCAAAAAATGACTAATCAAATATTCAATCAGGGAGGAGAAATGGATAAATTAGGGTTTACACTCTGGAATGGAGATGAAGATATTATATTTAGACATACAGGAAGCAATATCGGATTCAATTGCTTTATGCTTGGTTCAATAAAAAAACAACAAGCTGTTGTTTTAATGACTAATTCTGATAATGCTCAAAAACTTCAAGATTATATACAAAGAGCCGTGCCAGATGCGTACGATTGGGCTTATTTAAAATCAAAACCCTATATCAAATCCTCTGTTAATCTGAACAATTTCACTAAATACTTCAGGCAATATAATTGGGAAAATAATTATGTTTTACTATCAAAAGAAAATAATTCTGCATTTATAAACATAAATAATGAACGCTTTAAGCTTATCCCTGTAGGAAAAAGAACTTTATTATTAAAAGAAAAACCATTACTAATTAAATTCCCTAAAAAAGAAAACAATAAAGAATTAATTATTTATAAGTCGAATGGAGATTATTCGGTAGCTTACCCAATATTGTAA
- a CDS encoding M15 family metallopeptidase — MGIYKTSIKFSSILFLSIFFNCKTEKKIKKEEVIEIAEVAIIKKDTTPKYPNYLTKEYVLGKFDYKTHPDFGKIPKNLSSSEMYLRKEVLEQFLNMVNAAEKEGIKLKAVSATRNFPHQKRIWDYKWTDKYKKYPEDKRALKILEYSSMPGTSRHHWGTDVDINDLEDEYFLQGKGKKEYEWLMKHANSFGFYLVYTSKDNGRTGYNEEKWHWSYAPLSSIYLEFYNQNITHQDITGFQGSQFAKDIDMITNYVNGINPKILTYKP; from the coding sequence TTGGGCATTTATAAAACATCTATAAAATTTTCATCAATACTATTTTTAAGCATTTTCTTTAACTGCAAAACTGAAAAGAAAATTAAAAAAGAAGAAGTTATCGAAATAGCTGAAGTAGCTATAATTAAAAAAGATACTACACCAAAATATCCAAATTATTTAACAAAAGAATATGTCTTAGGGAAATTTGATTATAAAACACATCCTGACTTTGGTAAAATCCCAAAGAATTTGTCTTCTAGTGAAATGTATTTACGAAAAGAAGTGTTAGAGCAATTCCTTAATATGGTAAATGCTGCAGAAAAAGAAGGTATCAAATTAAAAGCGGTTTCTGCAACTCGAAATTTTCCACACCAAAAAAGAATTTGGGATTATAAATGGACTGACAAATACAAAAAATATCCTGAAGACAAACGCGCTTTAAAAATTTTAGAATACAGTTCTATGCCAGGAACTTCAAGACATCACTGGGGAACTGATGTTGATATTAATGATTTAGAAGATGAATATTTTTTACAAGGAAAAGGTAAAAAAGAATATGAATGGTTAATGAAACACGCAAACAGTTTTGGTTTCTACTTAGTTTATACGTCAAAAGATAACGGAAGAACTGGATACAACGAAGAAAAATGGCACTGGTCTTATGCTCCATTATCTTCAATTTACCTAGAATTCTACAATCAAAACATTACACATCAAGACATTACAGGATTTCAAGGTTCACAGTTTGCAAAAGACATTGACATGATTACCAATTATGTCAATGGAATAAACCCAAAAATATTGACTTATAAGCCCTAA